One window of Paenibacillus sp. FSL K6-3182 genomic DNA carries:
- a CDS encoding heavy metal translocating P-type ATPase, translating into MSSSNQAVSNQQATLQITGMTCAACASRIEKGLNKLEGVAQANVNFAMEQASVNFDPSQVNMSQLEQKIQALGYGTVKESIDFDIVGMTCAACATRIEKGLNKMSGVKATVNLALETAHVEFIPSMTSAADMIKKVEQIGYKAKPKNEQTSESDHKKKEVRSLQIRLIVSAILSLPLLWAMVGHFSFTSWIWVPEIFMNPWFQLILATPVQFIIGSRFYVGAYKALRNGSANMDVLVALGTSAAYFYSVYLTIESINASAHHQVEMYYETSAVLITLILLGKLFETLAKGRSSEAIKALMGLQAKSAIVIRDGQEVSIPIEDVVTGDVFLVKPGEKVPVDGVVLEGLSAVDESMLTGESIPVDKQTGDQVIGATLNKNGVLKVRATKVGKETALSQIIKVVEEAQGSKAPIQRVADVISGIFVPIVVGIAIVTFLIWYFAVDAGNFAEALEKAIAVLVIACPCALGLATPTSIMAGSGRSAELGILFKGGEHLESTHRINTIILDKTGTVTKGKPELTDVRIEQGYNREQLLSWIAAAEKNSEHPLAEAIVAGIQEQGISLPSTDSFQAIPGFGIEATVQGNELLIGTRKLLAKANVNAESAFEEMSRLESVGKTAMLVAVNGKYAGMVAVADTIKDTSKQAVARLKQLGLEVVMMTGDNERTAKAIASQVGIDHVLAEVLPDGKANEVKRLQESGKKVAMVGDGINDAPALAIADIGMAIGTGTDVAMEAADVTLMRGDLNSIPDAISMSKKTMVNIKQNLFWALAYNVIGIPIAALGFLAPWLAGAAMALSSVSVVLNALRLQRAKV; encoded by the coding sequence ATGAGCAGTTCTAATCAAGCAGTATCAAACCAACAAGCCACACTACAAATCACTGGCATGACTTGCGCAGCATGTGCGAGCCGTATAGAGAAAGGTCTGAATAAGCTGGAAGGCGTTGCACAAGCAAACGTGAACTTCGCCATGGAGCAAGCATCCGTCAACTTTGACCCTTCTCAAGTGAACATGTCCCAATTGGAACAGAAAATTCAAGCCTTGGGATACGGTACGGTAAAGGAGTCCATTGACTTCGATATTGTAGGCATGACCTGCGCAGCGTGCGCCACGCGCATCGAGAAGGGCCTTAACAAAATGAGCGGCGTAAAAGCGACGGTAAACTTAGCTTTGGAGACGGCGCATGTGGAATTTATTCCATCCATGACAAGTGCTGCGGATATGATCAAGAAAGTCGAACAGATCGGCTATAAAGCTAAACCAAAGAACGAGCAGACGAGTGAAAGCGATCATAAGAAAAAAGAAGTCCGCAGCCTGCAGATCCGGTTGATTGTATCAGCTATTCTCTCTTTGCCGCTTCTCTGGGCTATGGTTGGGCATTTCTCCTTTACGTCATGGATATGGGTGCCTGAGATTTTCATGAATCCATGGTTCCAATTGATATTGGCTACCCCAGTACAGTTCATTATTGGCAGCCGATTCTATGTCGGAGCCTACAAGGCGCTGCGCAATGGCAGTGCGAATATGGATGTATTGGTAGCGCTCGGCACATCTGCCGCCTACTTCTATAGTGTTTACTTAACCATCGAATCAATAAATGCATCCGCACATCATCAGGTTGAGATGTATTATGAGACGAGTGCCGTGCTGATTACGTTAATATTGCTGGGTAAATTATTCGAAACGCTGGCGAAAGGCCGATCTTCCGAAGCGATTAAAGCATTGATGGGCTTACAAGCCAAGTCGGCTATCGTCATACGGGATGGTCAGGAAGTTAGTATTCCAATAGAAGACGTAGTAACTGGAGATGTATTCCTAGTTAAACCCGGCGAGAAAGTGCCAGTCGATGGTGTAGTGCTTGAAGGGTTATCGGCAGTTGATGAATCGATGTTAACCGGTGAAAGTATCCCGGTAGATAAGCAGACAGGAGATCAAGTCATTGGAGCAACGCTGAACAAAAACGGCGTGCTTAAAGTTAGAGCGACTAAAGTCGGCAAAGAAACGGCGCTTTCCCAAATCATCAAAGTCGTAGAGGAAGCGCAAGGCTCGAAAGCGCCGATTCAAAGGGTAGCCGACGTGATCTCGGGAATCTTCGTCCCGATCGTTGTAGGGATCGCAATCGTCACTTTCTTGATCTGGTACTTCGCTGTTGATGCAGGCAATTTCGCAGAGGCGTTGGAGAAGGCAATTGCCGTTCTGGTTATAGCATGCCCGTGTGCGCTAGGTCTTGCTACGCCAACATCGATTATGGCCGGTTCGGGTCGATCCGCTGAACTCGGTATTTTGTTCAAAGGCGGCGAGCATTTAGAATCCACGCATCGCATTAACACTATTATATTGGATAAAACGGGAACGGTAACGAAAGGCAAGCCGGAATTGACGGATGTACGGATTGAGCAAGGCTATAATCGGGAGCAGCTCTTGTCCTGGATTGCTGCAGCGGAGAAAAATTCGGAGCATCCGCTAGCGGAAGCGATTGTGGCTGGCATTCAAGAGCAAGGTATTTCTCTCCCATCGACAGATTCCTTTCAAGCGATACCTGGGTTTGGCATTGAAGCTACAGTTCAAGGGAACGAATTGCTAATAGGAACCCGAAAGTTATTGGCGAAAGCTAACGTGAACGCGGAGTCCGCTTTTGAGGAAATGAGCCGACTGGAGTCGGTTGGAAAAACAGCGATGCTGGTTGCGGTTAACGGGAAGTACGCTGGTATGGTAGCCGTAGCGGACACGATTAAAGATACGTCAAAGCAGGCAGTTGCCAGATTAAAGCAGCTCGGTTTGGAAGTCGTGATGATGACAGGCGACAATGAACGTACGGCGAAAGCCATAGCGAGTCAAGTTGGAATTGACCATGTGCTGGCGGAAGTGCTGCCGGATGGTAAAGCCAACGAGGTCAAGAGATTGCAAGAAAGCGGTAAGAAGGTCGCGATGGTTGGAGATGGAATTAACGATGCGCCGGCATTGGCAATTGCGGATATCGGGATGGCGATCGGAACGGGAACCGACGTGGCCATGGAGGCCGCGGATGTTACTTTAATGCGCGGGGACTTGAACAGTATTCCGGACGCGATCTCGATGAGTAAGAAAACGATGGTAAACATTAAGCAAAACTTGTTCTGGGCGCTTGCTTATAATGTCATCGGGATCCCGATTGCAGCGCTTGGATTCCTTGCACCCTGGCTCGCCGGAGCAGCTATGGCTTTAAGCTCCGTCTCTGTCGTGCTGAATGCGCTTCGTCTACAAAGGGCAAAAGTATAA
- a CDS encoding response regulator transcription factor, with amino-acid sequence MKQRILLVEDDRSISEMVEAYLTLEGFHIVHAADGEEALRLFSQETYDLILLDVMLPKLNGIDFLKKIREHSLLPVLILSAKDGDVDKALGLGFGADDYLAKPFSMIELLARVKAAIRRATQYSGVRNQAAPSVLRVHELTIDTDNIDVSKRGKSIKLTSKEWQIIKLLTLNPTKVFTKEQIYRSVWNDDYFGDENVINVHISRLREKIEDDPSSPQYIKTLWGIGYKLGEF; translated from the coding sequence TTGAAACAACGCATATTGCTCGTAGAGGACGACCGATCGATTAGCGAAATGGTAGAGGCTTATTTGACGTTGGAAGGCTTCCATATCGTACATGCGGCAGATGGTGAAGAAGCATTACGGTTATTTTCGCAGGAAACGTATGATTTAATATTGCTGGATGTCATGCTGCCTAAGCTGAATGGCATTGATTTTCTGAAGAAGATTAGGGAGCATAGTCTGCTTCCAGTCCTCATTTTATCTGCTAAGGATGGCGATGTGGACAAAGCTTTAGGATTAGGATTCGGAGCGGATGACTATCTGGCCAAACCGTTCTCTATGATCGAACTGCTCGCAAGAGTAAAGGCTGCGATACGCAGAGCAACGCAATACTCAGGTGTTCGGAATCAGGCAGCGCCTAGTGTACTTCGTGTTCATGAGCTTACGATCGATACGGACAATATTGATGTAAGCAAACGGGGCAAGTCGATTAAGCTTACTTCAAAGGAATGGCAGATCATAAAGCTTCTAACGTTGAACCCAACCAAAGTGTTTACGAAGGAGCAAATTTACAGATCGGTATGGAACGATGATTACTTTGGAGATGAGAATGTTATAAACGTTCATATCAGCCGTTTAAGAGAGAAGATCGAAGACGATCCATCATCGCCGCAATATATAAAGACGTTATGGGGCATCGGATATAAGCTGGGAGAATTTTAA
- a CDS encoding ATP-binding protein: protein MVYSLVGIIVILAILNVIQYQMKRARSSGLRYITNQISRQLEQHSSEMLLLMTDDRELKLLLVELNRLLTDNQNKLAQFTKTNHSMRKMLANFSHDLKTPLTVVLGYAEMIQGSREMAFEERERLLRLIHEKTLEIIKLMNGFFDLARLEAGDNDITLSRIHMNELCKKSILTFYDLVQASGYEADIQIPEEAIYALGNEEALERVLSNLLSNAIRYGSDGKSIGIAMSVDDSHVRIDVSDCGKGISARNQELVFERMFTLEESRNKAFQGSGLGLTITKRLVEEMNGEITLHSIPFEKTTFTVKLRRMTY from the coding sequence ATGGTTTATAGTTTAGTAGGTATCATTGTCATACTCGCCATTTTAAATGTCATTCAGTATCAGATGAAGCGCGCTAGAAGCTCTGGCTTACGGTATATTACAAACCAGATCAGCAGACAGCTAGAGCAGCACTCTTCGGAAATGCTGCTCCTCATGACAGATGATCGCGAATTGAAGCTGCTGCTGGTAGAGTTAAACCGCCTCTTGACAGATAATCAAAATAAGCTGGCGCAGTTTACCAAAACGAATCATTCCATGAGGAAAATGCTTGCTAACTTCTCGCATGATCTAAAAACACCGCTAACCGTCGTGCTCGGCTATGCCGAGATGATACAAGGCAGCCGCGAAATGGCATTTGAAGAAAGAGAACGTCTTCTGCGGCTTATTCATGAAAAAACGCTGGAGATCATTAAGCTGATGAACGGTTTTTTCGATTTAGCTAGATTAGAAGCGGGTGACAACGACATTACGCTATCGCGAATACATATGAACGAGCTATGCAAAAAAAGCATTTTGACCTTTTACGATTTGGTGCAGGCAAGCGGCTATGAAGCAGATATTCAAATTCCAGAAGAAGCGATCTATGCTTTAGGGAACGAGGAAGCGCTGGAGCGGGTGCTCAGCAATTTATTGTCCAATGCCATTCGTTACGGCAGCGATGGGAAGAGTATTGGGATTGCTATGAGCGTTGATGATTCGCATGTTAGGATTGACGTTTCGGATTGCGGCAAAGGGATTAGCGCTCGAAATCAGGAGCTTGTTTTTGAAAGGATGTTTACGCTGGAGGAGTCTAGAAACAAGGCTTTCCAGGGAAGTGGATTGGGCTTAACGATTACGAAAAGACTCGTGGAGGAAATGAATGGCGAGATTACATTGCATAGCATCCCATTTGAGAAAACGACGTTCACGGTTAAGCTGAGGCGCATGACCTATTAG
- a CDS encoding ATP-binding cassette domain-containing protein, with protein MDYILRTSGLTKAFEGKEVVSNVSMSVRKGEIYGFLGPNGAGKTTVMKMLTNLIKPTAGQIELFNEPLRPNTYDVFKRMGSIIEMPVFYDKLTAKQNLQLHNEYMGCHDDKVIGEVLGMVALRNVDDKAVKNFSLGMKQRLAIARAIMNRPELLILDEPINGLDPAGIKEIRNLLQMLSTDYGVTILISSHLLSEIEQMANTIGVISGGRLIKQVSMADVRGQNSEYIELITPDRTKACAVLANELQLTNFKIIDDNMIRIFESGAMQTTISKSLALNDVNIESLNKKYTSLEQYFLDLIQGDEVKHP; from the coding sequence GTGGATTATATTTTGAGAACGAGCGGCCTGACGAAAGCATTTGAGGGCAAAGAAGTCGTAAGCAATGTAAGCATGAGCGTGCGGAAGGGTGAAATATACGGTTTCCTTGGTCCAAATGGCGCAGGGAAAACGACCGTTATGAAAATGCTCACGAATTTGATTAAGCCCACTGCGGGACAAATCGAATTGTTTAATGAGCCGCTTAGGCCTAACACGTATGATGTATTTAAAAGAATGGGAAGCATCATTGAAATGCCGGTTTTTTATGACAAGCTGACTGCCAAACAAAACCTGCAGCTGCATAACGAGTACATGGGCTGCCATGATGACAAGGTTATCGGAGAGGTGCTCGGCATGGTTGCCCTGCGTAACGTGGATGATAAAGCGGTCAAAAACTTCTCGCTTGGGATGAAACAAAGACTGGCGATCGCTAGAGCGATTATGAACAGACCTGAATTGCTCATATTGGATGAGCCGATTAATGGGCTTGATCCTGCCGGCATTAAAGAAATTCGTAATCTGCTTCAAATGCTAAGTACAGATTATGGAGTTACTATTCTCATATCGAGCCATTTGCTCAGTGAAATAGAGCAAATGGCCAATACGATTGGCGTGATCAGCGGCGGCAGGCTCATTAAACAGGTGTCGATGGCAGATGTACGGGGCCAGAACTCAGAATATATCGAGCTCATAACGCCGGATCGGACTAAGGCATGCGCTGTGCTAGCCAACGAGCTCCAGCTCACTAATTTTAAAATTATAGATGACAATATGATTCGTATCTTTGAATCGGGAGCGATGCAGACGACGATTTCAAAGTCGCTTGCACTAAATGATGTAAATATCGAGTCGCTGAACAAGAAGTACACTTCTTTGGAGCAGTATTTCCTCGATTTGATTCAAGGAGACGAGGTGAAGCATCCGTGA
- a CDS encoding ABC transporter permease codes for MIKLMKLEIAKMGLGWYVKAAIIANVAIVTLMFMIGYFEGVEVKNEIANIGELYIIAGAMVRSTFIVMAAVLISKLIIDEYKKKTILVMFMYPVSRKKLFASKLAIVAILTFVAIIISHIFTLSMLIGINHFFHIIEEAPVPLDYAAQLASIVSFAFAAAGASLVPLYFGMRKHSVPATILSSLLIVILTSSSNPVFSLATIIYIPLALAVFGVAIAWSTVRHIENRDVL; via the coding sequence GTGATTAAACTTATGAAGCTGGAAATAGCGAAAATGGGATTAGGCTGGTATGTGAAGGCAGCGATTATAGCGAATGTCGCGATTGTTACGCTAATGTTTATGATCGGTTACTTTGAGGGTGTAGAAGTTAAAAACGAGATCGCAAATATTGGAGAGCTGTATATTATAGCTGGCGCTATGGTTAGATCAACGTTTATCGTCATGGCTGCCGTTCTAATTAGCAAGTTAATCATTGATGAGTATAAGAAAAAAACAATTCTAGTTATGTTTATGTACCCGGTTAGTCGCAAGAAGCTGTTTGCTTCCAAGCTGGCGATTGTAGCTATCCTTACTTTTGTTGCAATAATCATCTCGCATATTTTCACATTGTCTATGCTTATTGGCATAAATCATTTTTTTCATATTATAGAGGAAGCGCCTGTACCGCTGGATTATGCTGCGCAGCTAGCAAGCATCGTAAGCTTTGCCTTTGCAGCAGCAGGAGCAAGTTTAGTGCCGCTTTATTTCGGCATGCGCAAGCATTCGGTGCCTGCAACTATTCTCTCTTCACTCCTAATCGTCATACTGACAAGTTCGAGTAATCCTGTTTTCTCACTGGCAACCATCATTTACATTCCGCTTGCTTTAGCAGTATTTGGCGTAGCGATCGCCTGGTCAACGGTTCGGCATATCGAGAATAGGGATGTTTTGTAA
- a CDS encoding AI-2E family transporter, with translation MISLNRFIKICFAVILVLAIIYLASLVDFIFKPFVSLFSIVMIPLMLASFFYYLLRPLVNWMERPKLKRPWVILIIYLAAAVLFSLFIVGVFPSLRTQFFNLVNNAPNLFNTLGKQLQDLEQNGFLADILPEDVSPFSKITEYLNKGFSLLTNYLTGMFSFISNFALILFTFPILLFYMLKEGDKFGQKIVSFMPKRYHAEGEKTMQEIDTALSGFIVGRVVVNLALGVLMYIGFLIIGLPYALLLTVVAVIMNFIPFIGAILSAVPIVIIGLIESPTVAIWSLVVILLSQQIQDNIISPYIFGKQLDIHPITTILLVLVGSDAFGIIGVIIIIPVYMMLKIVVTKVYQLFFKQKWEDA, from the coding sequence CTGATTTCTTTAAACCGATTTATTAAAATTTGTTTCGCTGTTATTTTAGTTCTTGCCATTATTTATTTAGCATCACTTGTCGATTTTATTTTCAAGCCCTTCGTTTCTTTGTTCAGTATTGTTATGATTCCGTTGATGCTCGCTTCTTTTTTCTATTATCTACTACGCCCGCTTGTAAACTGGATGGAGCGACCTAAATTAAAGAGACCTTGGGTCATTCTCATTATTTATTTAGCAGCTGCTGTGCTGTTTAGTTTATTTATCGTTGGCGTATTTCCTTCGCTTCGCACTCAGTTTTTCAATTTAGTAAATAATGCGCCTAATCTTTTCAATACGTTAGGCAAACAGCTGCAAGATCTGGAACAGAACGGGTTTTTAGCAGACATTTTACCTGAAGATGTAAGTCCTTTTTCAAAAATAACCGAATACCTGAATAAAGGATTTTCATTGTTGACTAACTATTTAACGGGGATGTTTTCTTTTATCTCTAATTTCGCACTCATTTTGTTCACCTTCCCTATTCTTCTTTTTTACATGTTGAAGGAAGGGGATAAATTCGGCCAGAAAATCGTCAGCTTCATGCCTAAGAGATACCATGCTGAAGGTGAAAAAACGATGCAGGAGATTGATACGGCTCTAAGCGGATTCATTGTTGGGAGAGTTGTTGTAAATCTGGCGCTCGGTGTTCTGATGTATATCGGCTTCCTTATCATCGGTTTGCCTTATGCTCTTTTATTGACTGTCGTTGCTGTTATTATGAACTTTATTCCTTTTATAGGTGCCATACTGTCTGCTGTACCGATCGTCATTATTGGTTTAATTGAATCGCCAACTGTTGCGATTTGGTCATTAGTGGTCATTCTACTCTCACAACAAATACAGGATAATATTATTTCACCTTATATTTTCGGAAAACAGCTCGATATTCACCCTATTACAACTATTCTATTGGTGCTGGTGGGCAGTGACGCTTTTGGAATCATAGGCGTAATCATTATTATACCGGTATATATGATGCTGAAAATCGTTGTTACCAAGGTATATCAGCTGTTCTTCAAACAGAAATGGGAAGACGCGTAA
- a CDS encoding ABC transporter ATP-binding protein has protein sequence MKKELLKIENLTTSFRIADRYYAAVDDVTLTVKENEVLAIVGESGSGKSALAYSIMGLHTRAKIEGNIYYQGQDIVQMSPSTLNKLRGKEIGMIFQDPLSALNPLMIIGSQIEEVILLHQPKLSSKERADRAIELLTKVGIPRPEHTYGRYPHELSGGMRQRVIIAIAIANDPKLLIADEPTTALDVTIQLQILELLRRLKDESKAGIVLITHDLGVVAEMADRVAVMYAGQIVEIADIYTIIAKAQHPYTRSLLQSIPTVNEAKSKLHVIQGIVPSLQNLPRQGCRFRSRTPWIAEAAHEVNPEMHEISPGHFVRCSCYKHFHFPDEKEDHQHVIS, from the coding sequence TTGAAAAAAGAGCTGCTGAAAATTGAGAATTTGACGACTTCTTTTCGAATTGCGGATCGTTATTACGCAGCAGTGGATGATGTGACGCTAACGGTAAAAGAAAATGAGGTTCTTGCCATAGTGGGGGAATCGGGCTCCGGCAAGAGTGCACTGGCCTATTCCATCATGGGCCTCCATACGAGAGCAAAGATAGAAGGAAATATTTATTACCAAGGACAGGACATTGTCCAGATGTCACCCTCCACGCTAAATAAATTGAGAGGGAAAGAAATAGGCATGATCTTCCAAGACCCATTATCCGCATTAAATCCCCTTATGATTATCGGTTCTCAGATTGAAGAAGTTATTCTCCTGCACCAGCCCAAACTCTCTAGTAAGGAAAGAGCGGACAGGGCGATCGAGCTTTTAACTAAAGTGGGTATTCCTCGCCCAGAGCATACATACGGGCGTTACCCCCATGAATTGTCCGGCGGGATGAGGCAGCGTGTCATTATTGCCATAGCGATTGCCAATGATCCTAAGCTATTAATTGCAGATGAACCGACTACAGCTCTGGATGTAACGATACAATTGCAAATTCTTGAATTGCTGCGGCGATTGAAGGATGAAAGCAAGGCTGGCATTGTATTAATCACGCATGACTTGGGCGTTGTGGCCGAGATGGCTGACCGAGTCGCTGTTATGTATGCCGGACAAATTGTTGAAATTGCCGATATCTACACAATCATTGCTAAAGCACAGCATCCCTATACCAGATCATTATTGCAATCGATACCAACTGTGAATGAAGCAAAGTCTAAGCTCCATGTTATTCAGGGAATTGTGCCATCTCTTCAGAACCTCCCGAGGCAGGGCTGCCGTTTTCGATCGAGGACGCCTTGGATTGCTGAGGCTGCACATGAAGTGAACCCGGAAATGCATGAGATTTCTCCGGGCCATTTCGTCAGATGCAGCTGCTACAAGCATTTTCACTTCCCTGACGAGAAGGAGGATCATCAACATGTCATTTCTTGA
- a CDS encoding ATP-binding cassette domain-containing protein — MSFLEISDLKVHFPNRGSLFSKKGPPIKAVDGIQFSLEQGQTYGLVGESGSGKTTTGRAIIGLNAITSGSVLFQGQQLAAGGLRSHAGFRRDIQMIFQDPYSSLNPKKRVLDIIAEPLRNFEKQSAGEEKRSVQQLLEQVGLSPESIYKYPHEFSGGQRQRIGIARAIALKPKLIIADEPVSALDVSVQAQVLNFMQDIQKELNLTYLLISHDLGIIRHMCDHIGIMYKGRYVERGTTADIFNQPQHIYTKRLISAIPDIDPTKREEKHSFRKAVKAEYEQAYENYFDEDGLAYPLKPVSETHFVALPGRG; from the coding sequence ATGTCATTTCTTGAGATCAGCGATCTAAAGGTGCATTTTCCGAATCGCGGGAGTCTTTTCAGTAAAAAGGGTCCACCGATCAAAGCGGTAGACGGAATACAATTCTCCTTGGAGCAGGGACAGACCTATGGACTAGTAGGCGAGTCTGGCTCTGGCAAGACCACGACAGGCAGAGCTATCATCGGCTTAAATGCAATTACATCAGGAAGTGTTCTCTTCCAAGGCCAGCAGCTTGCTGCAGGCGGACTTCGAAGCCATGCAGGCTTCCGCAGAGATATTCAAATGATCTTCCAAGATCCCTATTCCTCCTTGAATCCTAAGAAACGCGTGCTTGATATTATCGCTGAGCCGCTGCGAAATTTTGAGAAGCAGTCTGCTGGCGAAGAGAAGCGTAGTGTACAACAATTATTGGAGCAAGTGGGCTTGAGCCCAGAATCGATTTATAAATATCCTCATGAATTTTCGGGAGGCCAGCGGCAGCGAATTGGGATTGCGAGAGCCATCGCTTTAAAACCAAAGCTGATTATAGCCGATGAACCTGTGTCAGCGCTGGACGTCTCCGTTCAAGCGCAGGTACTAAACTTCATGCAGGATATTCAGAAAGAGCTAAACCTTACTTATCTGCTCATTAGTCATGATCTCGGCATTATAAGGCATATGTGCGATCATATTGGCATTATGTACAAAGGCCGTTACGTTGAACGAGGAACGACAGCTGATATATTCAATCAGCCTCAGCATATTTATACGAAGCGTCTTATCTCGGCTATTCCTGACATTGATCCAACGAAGCGAGAGGAAAAACACTCGTTTCGCAAAGCGGTAAAGGCGGAATATGAACAAGCCTATGAGAATTATTTTGACGAGGATGGTTTGGCTTATCCGTTAAAACCCGTTTCAGAAACACATTTCGTGGCTTTGCCTGGGAGAGGGTGA
- the opp4B gene encoding oligopeptide ABC transporter permease gives MWRTVLRRIVIMIPQIILLSILVFLIAKAMPGDALTGLIDPSIDPAAMDAQRERLGLNNPWYVQYWDWITKAVQGDFGQSFRFKMPVSDLIGQRMMNTVWLSIVTLILTYLIAIPLGITSGRYNDTWGDRLITGYTYIGFAAPLFIFALLMLWVFGFHFGWFPTGGSVAPGLEPSTLQYAMSKFYHLLLPAISMALIATVSTVQYLRSEIIDTKQKDFIITARAKGASESRVYNRHILRNSLLPIAAFFGYEITGLIGGTVFIEGIFSYPGMGQLFLSSIALRDFSVVTALVLLYGVASIVGALISDIVLSIVDPRIRIK, from the coding sequence ATGTGGCGCACAGTTTTACGAAGAATAGTCATTATGATCCCTCAAATTATATTGTTAAGCATCCTCGTCTTTCTAATAGCCAAGGCCATGCCGGGGGACGCATTGACTGGACTGATCGATCCAAGTATAGACCCCGCTGCGATGGATGCACAGCGTGAGAGGCTAGGCCTTAACAATCCGTGGTATGTGCAGTATTGGGACTGGATTACGAAAGCTGTGCAAGGTGACTTCGGACAGTCGTTTCGTTTCAAAATGCCAGTGTCTGATCTGATTGGCCAGCGCATGATGAATACCGTTTGGTTATCCATCGTCACTCTAATCCTTACTTACTTGATTGCAATACCGCTTGGGATTACAAGCGGCCGCTATAACGACACATGGGGAGATCGATTGATTACAGGATATACCTATATTGGATTTGCGGCCCCGCTATTTATTTTCGCTTTATTAATGTTATGGGTGTTCGGCTTTCATTTTGGTTGGTTTCCAACAGGGGGAAGCGTCGCTCCAGGACTGGAACCAAGTACTCTTCAATATGCTATGAGCAAATTTTATCATTTGCTGCTCCCAGCCATCTCGATGGCTCTTATCGCAACCGTGTCGACGGTTCAATATCTTCGAAGCGAAATCATTGATACGAAGCAAAAGGATTTCATTATCACAGCAAGAGCAAAAGGCGCCTCAGAATCCCGCGTATATAATCGCCATATTTTAAGAAATTCGTTATTGCCGATCGCAGCTTTTTTTGGTTATGAAATTACTGGACTCATCGGAGGCACGGTGTTCATAGAGGGGATCTTCAGTTATCCAGGAATGGGTCAACTATTCTTAAGCTCTATCGCTCTGCGGGATTTCAGCGTCGTTACTGCGCTTGTTTTATTGTATGGAGTGGCTTCTATTGTTGGGGCATTAATCTCTGACATTGTTTTGAGTATCGTTGATCCTCGTATTCGAATTAAATAA
- a CDS encoding ABC transporter permease — protein sequence MRKTNIPITALQVPDKSPSSLNIIWREIVRDKVAFVSLIFLSVVILSVYGISLVLNQEQIVSVDLFALKKPPSSEHLLGTDYGGRDVFGQLIIGTRNSLTIAIIVTAFTGVIGVCVGLISGYFGGTVDNIFMRFVDFFMILPTLMIVIAFVTAVPKYNIWSFSLIMTAFLWMGIARLIRSKALQEKELDYVQASKTLGSSNFKIMMVQVLPNLSSIIIVTMTLNLAANIGLESGLSFLGFGFPESMPSLGTLVSYARDPQTLELRWWIWLPASILILVLMLSINNVGQALKRATDARQRKG from the coding sequence ATGAGAAAGACGAACATTCCCATAACCGCGCTCCAGGTGCCGGATAAAAGCCCGTCAAGCTTGAATATTATTTGGCGGGAAATCGTACGAGACAAAGTCGCATTCGTATCCTTAATTTTTTTGAGCGTAGTTATTCTTTCTGTGTATGGGATCTCGCTTGTTCTGAATCAGGAGCAAATTGTATCGGTTGATTTATTTGCACTGAAAAAGCCGCCGTCATCCGAGCATTTGTTAGGTACGGACTATGGAGGCCGCGATGTTTTTGGGCAATTAATTATTGGGACTCGAAATTCATTAACGATTGCTATTATTGTTACTGCGTTTACAGGAGTAATTGGCGTATGTGTTGGACTCATTTCTGGTTATTTCGGTGGTACGGTTGACAATATCTTTATGAGATTTGTTGACTTCTTTATGATCCTGCCGACCTTGATGATCGTGATCGCGTTTGTTACAGCCGTGCCCAAATATAATATTTGGTCGTTCTCGCTTATCATGACCGCTTTTTTGTGGATGGGGATTGCAAGATTAATTCGTTCGAAAGCGCTGCAGGAGAAGGAGCTTGATTATGTTCAGGCATCCAAAACATTAGGCTCCTCCAATTTTAAAATCATGATGGTCCAGGTATTGCCGAATTTAAGTTCCATCATAATTGTAACGATGACTTTGAACTTGGCGGCAAATATCGGTTTAGAGTCTGGACTATCGTTTCTTGGCTTCGGGTTTCCTGAGAGCATGCCCAGCTTAGGCACGTTAGTCAGCTATGCTAGAGACCCGCAAACGCTCGAGCTTAGATGGTGGATATGGTTACCTGCATCGATACTGATTTTGGTACTGATGTTGAGTATAAACAATGTCGGTCAAGCGCTAAAGCGTGCGACGGATGCAAGACAAAGAAAAGGATAA